The window CTTCCCAGAAACACACCCCTTAaaaaagatcaattcaaacacaGGCTCTTACAGACAggagaggtttcagagagaaagcTGAGGCAAGAAACATCTGTTGAAACATGGAactcttttcactgtagctgcttCTCTAGTTCCCCAGCAGTTTTTAATTTATTGATTGCatgctaaaactaaaccaaactagaaaataCTTGAAcaaggagaactggccactctcctgtCATTGTgcaactgtttttaaaaagaacttcAAGGCCTCCTTTGATTGTTGACTTAGACAGTGTCTGTTAGCCATTTTGGCACCAatgcctttacaacccctcttgaaaaaaaatcaagggcaaCATAACCTTGTTTAAGGGCAGCCTCACACAAGAATGAGTCacgtgaaccttctttgaactgatTCCGACATGATCATATATTTTCGGATATGAAAACCGAAACAGGGCACATAACTTTGAGATGTAGTCTCTTCAAAGACTTGCGCACTGCACTGAAACATTAccattttcattttccatttgCTTTAAAGCACACTTACAAAGGGTCTAACTGGCTTCAAAACTCTTCTGAAACTTCTTGGGAAAGGCTCTATATCAATGAATTTATTTCTTGTCTCTCAAAATGAATCATTGTATGATCAGGGAATGTTTCAGAAAGTTGAGTCCAAATGGATTTAAAACAGGGAAGACCAAAAAAGACAGCAAGGAAAATAGGTAAGAttttcagtatttttaaaaagaaaaatcctATTTCCTGTTCCAGATCAACAAAGTCTCTCATTCAAATTATCAATCAATAAACCACACCACCAGAATTGTAATCAGATTcagaagaagtgacaaagaagcagtgattaacatttaaaaatgacactaatttttaaaaaatacaaataaTTAGTTCAAAGAAAGGAAGGGTATCAACACTggaatttcaaaaaaaaacctcaaaggtTGTTAGCCGTTGTTGACAGACACATTAGACATATCATTTCAATATTCTGTCAGCCTGGCAGAGCACTGTAATCACTCACAAAGGTCCCAGTGGAAAGAGATGTGCAGTTCGAATAAAATTGAAAGCAGCTCCACGTACATTCATTAGTGTTAAACTGCAAACTGGCGGAGGGCCATAGAAAAGCAGAAGAaattgtggatactggaaattgcGAGTAGAAAAAGTTGGAAATATTCAGTGGCTGCAGCTCCAGAGTAATGAACAGAGGTGAACTCTGTTCTGACAGGAGGTCATCGTGCTGAAGTGTTGGGCAAAATCATAACACAACAGACCCATATAACAGGTGAGACTGGAGAATCCATTGATCTGTCAGGGTAGAGTTAAGGGTTAATAGTACTCGCACTGTAATAGTGACTGAGCATGTGCACAAAGAGCTCTACAACATTATTAGAACACATGGCATGAAACCTGATGGAAGGCAGCAGTGTATAAGCCCAACTCTACTCTTATTTGTTTATATGAAACTAATATTAGTCGCTTATgccgagaaagtgaggactgcagatgctggagatcagagttgaagagtgtggtgctgggaaagcacagcaggtcaggcagcatccgggggacaggagagttgacgttccGAGCATAAAgtcctcatcaggaatgaagagcttatgcttgaaatgtcaactctcctgctccttggatgctgcctgaccagctgtgctttcccagcaccacattctttgactctAATTGCTTATACCAGCCTAGTCTTCAAACCTCATTTGTCTCAATCTCTTAGCAGCTCCTAACTATATTCTGACAGGTACCAGGCTTATGCTTTGGCTCTTTGACTGAATCATGACATTTGCATCTTATTTACATAAGAACACAGAagccaggagcaggaataggccatctggcccatcgaacctgctccaccattcaataagatcattgcatGGACTGTTTCTAGATTTCCTGACCAGAGGTCGTCAGTGGAGTGAAGCTTCCGCAAGTCTGGGAGAAAACACCAGAAAGCCTCCCAAGGCAAGGAGCTGGCATTCTAGAACCACCATCCCCTTGAGAGACTGATCCTGTTGATGTAGACAATGGGAGGGTTAGCTCGTATGGATGGGGAGCAGTCATCCTCCCTGCTTGTAAATATTCCCAACCATATACATATGTGGATTACGATGCCTGCAGAACATTTATCATTGCTATATATATAGGAGTTTTTGAAATAATGGGTGAGGGGATTTATGCATGCAGTTGGAGGTATGTGCTGCTCCTTTAAGAGAACAGGCCAGGTGACCTGGAGAATGGAGCTTGGGGCTGTCTAGGTTTGACTGTATAGCTGTAAATATGCTTAACAAGCTGTTCCTGATTCAAGTTCCTACAAGCCTACCTTGTGGTATTTTAGTAACTTATAATTAGACACCTAAATACCAGAGGGTACAAACTGCAGGGTGACGTGTGAAGGTAGATGACTGGACTTGCTGTAACCCATGCAGGTCAAGCAGCCTCACTGTGTATTTGAAAATCAAAACACTAACCAGCCCGGCACTTATTCCGTTATGCTCGTGCAATGCTAACTCAGGTTCCTCAGACTGACTTTCATTTTATTTCCCCCTCAAAGTTGAAAAACAGCAACAATTAACATAgagcagagaacatagaacaatactgcgcagaacaggcccttcggccctcaatgttgtgccgacctgtgacctaatctcagctcgtccccctacactatcccaaaatcatccatgtgtttatccaaggattgtttaaatctccctaatgtggctgagttgactacattagcagataGTGTATTCCACGtcctcaccactctctgcgtacataacctgccctgccatctgtcttaaatctatcacccctcaatttgtagttatgccctctcgtacacgctgtcgtcatcatcctaggaaaactactttcactgtctaccctatctaatcctctgatcatcttgtatgtctccatcaaatcccctcttagccttcttcttgccaatgagaacaggttcaagtctctcagcctttcctcataagaccttccctccagaccaggcaacatcccggtaaatctcctctgcaccttttccaatatttCCACATTCTTTCCGAAATAAGGGGACCAgatctgtacacaatattccaagtgtggctgcaccagcagtttgtatagttgcagcatgatattacagctctggaactcaatccctctacaaatgaaacctaacacactgtatgccttcttaacagcactatccacctgagtggcaactttcagggatctatgtacatggactccaaaatccctctgcaggtccatactaccaagaatctttccattgacccagtactctgccttcctcttattcttcccaaagtgcatcacttcacatttagctgcattgaactcgatttgccccctctcagcccaattctgcagtttatccaagtccccctgcaacctgtaacattcttccacactgtccactactccaccgacttttgtgtcatctggaaatttactaatccatccacctatgcctgcgtctaagtcatttataaaaatgacaaacagcattggtcccaaaacctgtagacaatgacgactcaaagatcaaagccaaaggctctgcaatctcctccttagcttcccagagaatcctcagataaatctcatccggcccaggggacttgtctactttcattccttctagaattgataacacctgttcataactaaccttgaacctttctagtttaatatctcgcacctcattcttctcctctacaatattctccttttcctgagtgaaaaccaatgagaaatgttcatttagcacctctctgatctccgcagggtccacactcaacttcccacttctgtctttgattggctctattcctaccctagctgaaaatgtgttgctggaaaagcgcagcaggtcaggcagcattcaaggaacaggaaattcgacgtttcgggcataagcccttcttcaggaatgaggaaagtgtgtccagcaggctaagataaaaggtaaggaggagggacttgggggaggggcgatggagatgtgataggtggaaggaggtcaaggtgagggtgataggccggagtggggtgggggcggagaggtcaggaagaagattgcaggttaggagggcggtgctgagttcgagggatttgactgagacaaggtggggggaggggaaatgaggaaactggagaaatctgagttcatcccttgtggttggagggttcctcggcggaagatgaggcgctcttcctccaaccatcatgttgttatggtcaggcaatggaggagttcaaggacctgcatgtccttggtggagtgggaggaggagttaaagtgttgagccacggggtggttgggttggttggtccgggtgtcccagaggtgttctctgaaacattccgcaagtagacggcctgtctccccaatatagaggaggccacatcggtgcagcggatgcaatagatgatgtgtgtggaggtgcaggtgaatttgtggcggatatggaaggatcccttggggcctaggagagaagtaaggggggaggtgtgggcgcaagttttgcatttcttgcggttgcaggggaaggtgccgggagtggaggttggattggtggggggtgtggacctgatgagggagtcacggagggagtggtccttttggaatgctgataggggaggggagggaaatatatccctggtcgtggggtccgtttggaggtggcggaaatgacggcggatgatacgctgtatatggaggttggtggggtgtaggtgagaaccagtggggttctgtcttggtggcaattggaggggcggggctcaagggtggtggagcgggaagtggaggatttgcagtggagggcatcgtcgatcacgtctggggggaatctgcggtccttgaagaaggaggccatctgggctgtacggtattagaactggtcctcctgggagcagatgcggcggagacgaaggaattgggaatatgggatggcgtttttacagggggcagggtgggaggaggtgtaatctaggtagctgtgggagtcagtcggtttatagtagatgtctgtgttgattcggtcgcccgagatagaaatagaaaggtctaggaaggggagggaggagtctgagatggtccaggtgaatttgaggtctgggtggaaggtgttgataaagtggatgaactgttcaacctcctcgtgggtgcACGAGGCAGCACctatacagtcatcgatgtgtcagcatctgcagacctcactttatcctcctattctgaccttaatcatccttttattcctcacatacctatagaaagctttagagttctcctttattctatttgctaaagactgctcgtgtcatCTCTTTgatcttcttaactctctctttaaattcttCCTAACTGATcagtaactctccatcgcctcatctgaccaatcttgcctcatcaacacataagccttcttcttcttcagaACAAGAGATGCAAAttctgttgtaaaccacagttcccttaccttatcacttccttcctgcctgacagggccatacctatcaaggacacgcaatatctgtacCTTAAAcctgctccacatttccatttttTGCATTGCCTGCATTTTGTTACCCCATTCTATTCATCCTAATttctgcctaatcgcattataattgcccttgccccatcgataactcttgccctgtggcatgaacctatccctttccatcacaaaACTAAACGTagttgaattatggtcactctctcgaAAGTGCTCACCAACAACTAAATcagacacctggcctggttcattaccaagcaccagatccagtgtggcctccccttttgttggcccttcgacatactatgtcaggaaaccctcccgtACACATTggtcaaaaactgacccatcagaCGTacgagagttatagcatttccagtcaatgttggggaagttaaagtcccccataatgaccaccctgttcctttcactcctacccagaataattttgctaatcctctcttccacctccctggaactctgcagaggcctataaaaaactctgAGCAGTGtgtcctctcctctcctgtttctaacctcagcccacactacctcagtagacgagtcctcatcaaaagttctctcagccaccgctATACTAtccttaactaacaaggccacgcctccccctcttttatgtCCCAGAtcctgtgggcagcacggtggcacagtggctcgtactgctgcctcacagcgccagagacccgggttcaattcccgcctcaggcgactctctgtgtggagtttgtgcattctccccgtgtctgtgtgaggtttcctcctacaatccataaaagtgcaggttagggtgaattggccatgttaaattgtagGTTAGTTAGTGTGAGTAAaccggtagtgttaggtgaagaggtaaatgtaggagaatgggtctgggtgagttctgcttcggagagtcggtgtggacttgttgggccgaagggcctgtttccacactgtaagtaatctaatctaatcatttgaaTTTCCCATGTGTACCTTTGAAAATGTTACACTTGTCCATCTCCAGATTCTGAACAAGCCTGAAAGCCTTTGTTAAGCAAATTTACAGCTACACAGCCAGACCTAACCTGGCCCCAAGCTCTATTCTCAAGGTCACCTGGACCGATGTCTTAAAGGGGCAGTACACAGTCCCAGCTACATGCTTAAAGCCATTAATTGGAAGAATATAAGCTACTGGCTCCTCCAACCCTGCCTCACTTTGAAAATTGCAGGATGTTCTTGAGATATTGGAAGATTAACATGCTATCCAGGAATACTATAGAATTAACTCCCCAGAAaccagtattccatcaccaactcaccctttatttacatgtgcattgtATTTGACCCTGATCTGGCTTCCTTGGAGCCAGCTATCAgaatgagcagaacctctgacactcctgtttcttttaCTTTCACAGGCAGATTTTTCTTTAATTATGTTCAAGTTATTCAATGTAGCCACTTTTGAAAAAGTACTtttgacatcatccagagaaAGAGGAAGTGGGACACTAACAGTATTCAATGCCCCACTAACAGCTGTCCTCCAGTGAgagcctgtcaaacaggtactCTCCCAGCCCATTCTCAGGAGTTCCCAGACGCTTCAGGTTAGTGATATAGTCCCCAAGTCGCTTGATGAtctcaacctcttcatccaaatAGTGAGACTCCAGGAAGTCACACAgatgagggtcagtctgggcagTGGTGAGTTGCTGTAGATCCAGCAAACTCTGGTTCACATTCTTCTCCAGATCCAGGGCAACCTGCATTGCCTGCAGACCATACCCCTCTCATCTCTCTCTTGCTTCTTCACATCCTGGAGGAGGACTCTGCCTCCACGTTGATTCTGGAATTTCAGCAGCTTCTCTGCATGTTCCTGCTTCTCCTGGGACTaaacactcctgtttctatctgtcagccagggctccctgattgggccaggttaacagccctcagtcagggaactcagattctataagatccacctggctgaccttctTATAATCACTGCAACTACTTTCAAAGTATATCTGCTCTTGGCCTTTCTCCCACAGCCAATTAACAATCCAACTCCATCTCTCAATTGTTGACTTTCGTTACCTTTACCCTGATGCCTGCTTCCTTCGTCTCTTCACTTTCCTTCCACCTGGACCTCACTATtgccaggagaaaatgaggactgcagacgctggagaccagggcagaaaaatgtgttgctggaaaagcgcagcaggtcaggcagcatccaaggagcaggagaatcgacgttttgggcataagcccttcttcaggaatgcgcttttccagcaacacatttttgcaACTCACTATTGCCAGACTAATTTAAAGTTTGTCACAAATTTGTGAAAAAAATGTGCACTTTCACTTAGTTACAGAATTGCCCAGTTCTTGACAATCTGACTAGTCAACCCCTTCTCTTTCCTGGAAGTGATTACATAGACTTGATATAGTTCCCCATAGAGTCAGCTTAGCCTTTGATCTACATGGTTATCTTCCGTGTAAAAGCCCAAGAACAAATTGTTGCAGAACTATCTCACCGTGTTGTAAATGAGTTCCTTTGTAGCAATTGCCCTTCACCTTATCCTAGCCCAGAGCTCTTAAGGCTGACTGGAGTCTGATGTTGCTTCCAAccttctgatttgatttgattcattatcATACCATatacctaaatacagtgaaaagttttgttttctgtGCAACAcgggcagatcataacatacaatgGCATACAGATCATACGGTGATTGAACAGACCAAGGCAATGGCTGCAAAGATGGTGTACTAAAGGTAAGATAAATATTGTGACCTGTGAAACTGCTTATGGATGAGAAGATAATCTAATAACCAACGCAAACTACAAGAGTTTGATCATTCATGAAGAGTTTTGAGTCAAATTCCATGATGTGTGAAAACAAGTCATAAACTTGAAAGCAATGGCACGTGGACTCATATCGCAAACTGTTTGCCTACCACACTTCCAATCATTGGCACGAGGTAAAAAATGTAGATTGCACACATTAGTATGGGTTTGCGGTAGTTACGGATATTTCTGAATGAAGATTGTAGGAACTGAAGGTTTAAGAGTGACTTTTGACAACAGTATGGGGTAATAAAATTTGTACAAAAGCATAATCAAGATTCCCTCCAAAGTTTACGTCATCCTAATCGGCAAAACTTACAACTGTTGCAGGGTCAAAGCCCTGcatctcccttcctaacagcccAGTGAGCTTATCTACAAAATGAAAACAGCTCAAGAGAGCTCAAGACCTTCTCAAGAAAAATTAACGATGGACAAAAAtaaccagcaatgtccacatcccagaGATTTTTTAATTTGATGTGCTTTTTTTTGGTCTTTTAAGCGTACAAGATTTTTTCAGCCAAATGTTCTCTGTAAAATATGAATAAAACGAATGGTGGAGGTGTCAATTCTTTCCATTATCTGCATGTTATATGGATAAAGGGACACTGGTGAATGTAAAGTATTTAGGTTTCCAGATGAAGTACTATAAATGTTATTGTGGAGTAAACACTCACGGTGCAGGCTATGATATTATCATTTAGATGAAAAATTGATGAGCTAACAGAATAGATGAGAAAGGGCCTTTTTTAAATTAGCATGAAGTAATTAGTTTTGTCCCAACAGAGATTAGTACTGAGAGTTCAACATGTTGCAATTTATACAAATAAAGTAGAAGAAGAGACAGAAGGTACATTTGCTAATGAAACAAAGATAGATAGGTAACAAAATTATGAAGACGACGTAAGGAGGTCACAAAAGAGTACAGGTAAGTTAAGCAAGTGTGCAAAGAActgacaaatggagtataatgttggaCCATGTGAAGTTGTCGATTTTGGCAGGAAAAACATTGAAAGGAAGCCTCCCAGAGAGAAAAGAAGTTAACCCCTCCACTCACTATTAATACTCAaaaaagcagaaactgatagtACAGGAGCTCACTGGTGGAAGAATACAAGAAGAGTCAGATCAGTATGTGGCATTGGCAAGTTTTACTAACATTTCATTTTGGGATATTGGTGAGAGATTGAGAAACTCTGAGATGCAAAGGGATCTGGACATCTTTGTGCTGGTTTGCAGGTTCACTAAGTAAATCAGCAAGCTTGTAGAATATTATCATTTAAATCGAGGGGAATTAAATACACGAGTAGGAGGTATTTTGgaaatagttcagagaaggtttaccaggcatGGATgggctgtcttatgaggaaagattgcacAGGCAATATTTTTATCTGCTGGGCAGAGAATAGTGTGAAGTGACTTGATGGAAACACACAAAATCCCATGGGATCTTGACAGTGTCAATATggggaggatgtttcctcttatgaaAAAATCGAGAACTAATGGCAACTGTTCAAAAATAAAGCAGATGGGACATTTAAGACAGATGGGACAATTTTCTTTtcgtgagtcatagagtcatacagcatgggaacagagcattatgcccaaccagtccatgccaaacataatcccaaaccaaactaatccCAGCTCTCTGCTCCTttcccatatctctccaaacatttcctactcatgtacctatccaaatgtattttaaatgttgtaactttgtACCTGCACCAagtacttcctctggaagctcattccacacacgaaccatatGTTgttaaaaagttgtccctcatgtctttttaaacctttctcctctcaccttaaaaatatgaattagctttattgtcacatgcactcaaatgagtacagtaaaaagtttaCAAAGTCCCCTAGTCCTCTAGTTTCGAAATCCCTCACCTGAGGAGAAATACACTTGCTATTCACTGTATCAATAcccttcatgatgttataaacctctataactccCTACACTCCAGGGCAAAACATCCCAGCTTACAGCCTCTCCTTAtgcctcaaaccctccatttctggcaacatcctggtcaatctcttctgagCCTCTGTTATGATGCAGGGCAAACCTCTCTGCTAAATAAAACCAACTGCACAGAAAGGATTCATCCTGTGCTGTAAGCTGTTAAAATTCAAGTGGCAAAGAACtgtcccaaaagtcactatttaaagtaagaattactaactttatttctttaagtctaacagagaatattaaccTCTTACCATCATAACACCTCTCTAACttagtaatatccttcttataacagggtaaccagaactgcaagAATACTTCAGAAGacgcctcaccaatgtcctgtacaacctcaatatgacgtccaaactcctctactcaaaggtctgagcaacactagactaatacctggaatgaaaaCAATGCCTTATGAGTAAAGGCTAGACCTGTATTGTCTGAGGTTTAGAGGAGTCAGTGATGACTTAATTGAAACCTATGGGGGCTTGACCGGATGAATGTCGAAAGAAGGTTTCCTCTTCTgtgagattctagaactaggcatcactgtttaaaaaataagGGATCTTCTTTTTGCAACAGACACAAGGAAAACAATTACGTGAGGGTTGTAAGTGTCCTTCCTCAAAAAGACCATGAATGCAGAATCTTTTCATAGGTTTAAGGCAACGGTAGATCAATCCTTGATTAACAAAAGGGTA of the Hemiscyllium ocellatum isolate sHemOce1 chromosome 16, sHemOce1.pat.X.cur, whole genome shotgun sequence genome contains:
- the LOC132823528 gene encoding LOW QUALITY PROTEIN: ferritin light chain-like (The sequence of the model RefSeq protein was modified relative to this genomic sequence to represent the inferred CDS: inserted 1 base in 1 codon); the protein is MWGVKYWLPALGRRDKLTGLLGREMQGFDPATVEKQEHAEKLLKFQNQRGGRVLLQDVKKQERDEXGYGLQAMQVALDLEKNVNQSLLDLQQLTTAQTDPHLCDFLESHYLDEEVEIIKRLGDYITNLKRLGTPENGLGEYLFDRLSLEDSC